The following are from one region of the Ignavibacteriota bacterium genome:
- a CDS encoding AAA family ATPase: MSEINRTEEFDLADRFVTETNKNIFLTGKAGTGKTTFLKYLRNNSIKRMVVAAPTGVAAVNAQGVTLHSLFQLPLGIILPSSDTFHLSRDYFKNHPLLSRIHYSKEKLNLLSSIDLLVIDEASMLASYIVDAIDIILRYIKRIPEQPFGGVQILFIGDLNQLPPVIKNEEWKILQDYYSSIFFFDSLVLRENFPVIIELKNIYRQKDDKFIEILNGIRDNNISEENFNLLSSRLKRNFTPKDDEGYITLTTHNYQADEINKRKIDNLTSREYIFNADITGEFPENILPAEKELVLKHGAQVMFLKNDTEGKQYFNGKIGTVTELDWDSIKVFCKDDKKVIIVKKSEWRNIRFKFDPETRQITEEVLGNFLQYPLRLAWAITIHKSQGLTFDKVIIDAGRAFASGQVYVALSRCTTLEGLILISAINSNSLSSQKEPNEWRSKIIDSDINQQFLKAREQFILHELQNIFTWKNWYYKLKDFSDLLNENQSNFPSDTIVWLNNLMTKQIELSETSEKFKDAIFRISKEKALVENNHLLQNRIKDGAIYFYNEINAWRNLFINHPLQVQTKKLAKPIDKIVADINNLLSEQLININYCKSGFILKDYLKNKKSFNKEAVLNTLPILRSTYAKNKIEKTDTVTETVRLFRQGKNLNQIANERNLVISTIEGHLARAIKQNLIQIDEVMSISEARKIAEYFPLNLEGIRLSEIKECTPSDITYGKLRIVLAWLGKTNDK, encoded by the coding sequence ATGAGTGAAATTAATCGTACAGAAGAATTTGATCTCGCCGATCGTTTTGTAACCGAAACAAACAAGAATATTTTTCTCACTGGTAAAGCGGGAACAGGAAAAACAACTTTCCTCAAATATCTTCGCAATAACTCAATTAAAAGAATGGTTGTTGCTGCACCAACAGGTGTTGCAGCGGTAAACGCTCAGGGTGTTACACTTCATTCATTATTCCAACTTCCACTTGGAATTATTCTTCCCTCCTCTGATACTTTTCATCTCAGCAGAGATTATTTTAAAAATCATCCTCTTCTTTCAAGAATTCATTACAGCAAGGAAAAATTGAATTTATTGAGCAGCATTGATCTACTTGTTATTGATGAAGCAAGCATGCTCGCTTCGTATATAGTGGATGCGATTGATATTATCCTACGTTATATAAAAAGAATACCTGAACAGCCTTTTGGCGGAGTACAAATTTTATTCATTGGTGATCTGAATCAGCTTCCCCCTGTTATTAAAAATGAAGAATGGAAAATTCTGCAGGATTACTACTCATCAATTTTTTTCTTTGACAGTCTCGTCTTGCGAGAGAATTTTCCGGTTATTATCGAGTTGAAAAATATCTATCGTCAGAAAGATGATAAGTTTATTGAGATACTTAATGGCATCCGTGATAACAATATATCAGAGGAAAATTTTAATCTGCTAAGTTCACGACTTAAAAGAAATTTCACACCTAAAGATGATGAAGGATACATTACACTAACTACACACAACTACCAGGCAGATGAAATAAACAAAAGAAAGATAGATAACCTTACTTCACGAGAATATATCTTTAATGCCGATATAACCGGTGAATTTCCTGAAAACATTTTACCGGCAGAAAAGGAATTAGTACTTAAACATGGTGCGCAGGTAATGTTTCTTAAAAATGATACTGAAGGAAAACAATATTTTAATGGTAAAATCGGCACTGTAACAGAGCTCGATTGGGACAGTATTAAAGTTTTTTGTAAAGATGATAAAAAAGTAATTATTGTAAAGAAATCTGAATGGCGAAACATCAGATTTAAATTCGATCCTGAGACCAGACAAATAACTGAAGAAGTTTTAGGGAATTTTTTGCAATATCCATTAAGGCTTGCCTGGGCAATTACGATTCATAAAAGTCAGGGTTTGACATTTGATAAAGTTATTATTGATGCAGGCAGAGCATTTGCATCCGGGCAGGTTTATGTTGCATTAAGCAGGTGCACAACTTTAGAAGGACTCATTCTTATAAGTGCAATAAATAGCAATTCACTAAGTTCGCAAAAAGAACCAAATGAATGGCGAAGTAAAATTATAGATAGCGATATTAATCAACAGTTTCTTAAGGCACGAGAACAATTTATTTTACATGAGCTTCAAAATATTTTCACCTGGAAAAACTGGTATTATAAGCTGAAAGATTTTAGTGATCTGTTAAATGAGAATCAATCAAATTTTCCTTCTGATACAATAGTCTGGCTAAATAACCTGATGACAAAACAGATTGAATTATCCGAAACTTCTGAGAAATTTAAAGATGCAATATTTCGGATCAGCAAAGAAAAAGCATTAGTAGAAAATAATCATCTCTTGCAAAATAGAATTAAGGATGGAGCGATTTATTTTTATAATGAAATAAATGCCTGGAGGAATTTATTCATTAACCATCCATTACAAGTTCAAACAAAAAAACTGGCAAAGCCGATAGACAAGATAGTAGCTGACATAAATAATCTGTTATCAGAACAACTGATTAACATCAATTATTGTAAAAGCGGATTCATTCTCAAAGATTATTTGAAGAATAAAAAATCTTTCAACAAGGAAGCTGTGTTAAATACTCTGCCTATTCTTCGAAGTACTTACGCAAAGAACAAAATCGAAAAAACGGATACAGTTACAGAAACAGTAAGATTATTTAGACAAGGAAAGAATCTCAATCAGATAGCAAATGAAAGAAATCTCGTCATCAGCACAATTGAAGGACATTTAGCGCGAGCAATCAAGCAGAATTTAATTCAAATAGATGAAGTTATGTCAATCAGTGAAGCAAGAAAAATTGCTGAATATTTCCCGTTGAATTTGGAAGGTATCAGGTTAAGCGAAATTAAAGAATGTACACCTTCTGATATTACTTACGGAAAATTGAGAATTGTTTTGGCCTGGCTGGGAAAGACAAATGACAAATAA
- a CDS encoding DUF2269 family protein, with protein MVYLILVLIHVITVIIFLGNITIAPFWKMRAEKTKDRLYLIKTWEGIIRADKYFTMPGVSILTLFGIGAAAHFKYNFIETGWIFWSIIMLAISGAAFMVRVVPIQKNIVAYLTDESRFNWDGYNKLSKQWDIWGSIATLSPWIAVILMVLKPEI; from the coding sequence ATGGTTTATTTAATATTAGTTTTGATTCATGTTATTACTGTAATTATTTTTCTTGGTAATATTACAATAGCTCCTTTCTGGAAAATGCGCGCTGAAAAAACAAAAGACAGGTTATATCTGATTAAAACCTGGGAAGGAATAATTCGTGCCGATAAATATTTTACTATGCCGGGTGTTTCAATTTTAACTTTGTTTGGAATAGGTGCTGCTGCACATTTTAAATATAATTTTATTGAAACCGGATGGATTTTCTGGTCAATAATTATGCTTGCAATTTCTGGCGCAGCATTTATGGTAAGAGTGGTTCCTATTCAAAAGAATATTGTTGCGTATTTAACTGATGAATCAAGGTTTAACTGGGATGGCTACAATAAACTTTCAAAACAGTGGGACATTTGGGGTTCGATTGCAACTCTTTCTCCGTGGATTGCTGTTATTTTAATGGTGCTTAAACCTGAAATTTGA